The DNA region AAAATCTAGTTAAACCACTTTTCCATACCTTAATATCTTTACCATGGATTACAAAGGCTCGAAGGTCTGCTTTACGTGGAACAGTTTTGTCTCCATCTAAAACCATAAGATCTAAAAAGTCTATAACCTCCTGAGCTATAAATCTTCTTGGGTTATCTATTATGACATTTCTTAAATTATTTAATTCTTCTTTAGAAAGCTCTTGTCCAAATATAACCCCGTATCCTCCAGCTTCACTTACATCCTTAATTACTAATTTTTCAATATTTTCTAAAATATACTTTTCATCTCTTTTAAAAAATGGAAGATAAGTTGGTGCATTTTTTAGAATAGCATCTTCTCCCAAATAATAGGAAATCATGGCTGGAACAAAATAATAAATTCCCTTATCATCTGCTATACCATTACCAGGAGCATTAACTAAAGCTACATTTCCTTTTTTATAGGCTTCCATAAGATGTGGTACTCCAATTACAGAATTCTGTTGAAAAACCATAGGATCCATATATTCATCAGATACTCTATGATAGATAGCACCAACACGCTGTTTCTTACCATTAAAGGTATTATAATATACCACTCCGTCAACCACTTCCAAATCCCCTGCGAAAGCAAGTACTGCACCAATTTTTTCTGCAAGATAGGAATGTTCAAAAAAGGCAGAATTATATCGTCCTGGTGTGAGCACCACATTAATGCCTCCGCAATTTACTTCTTCAAGCATTTTAGATAAAATAAAAGCATAATCACGATTTTCGCATACTTTGTTTTTCTCAAAAGTTTCAGGACTTATACTTCTAGTAATCTCTCTTGCAATCATTGGATAAGATGCCCCAGAGGGGATACGTAAATTATCTTCAAGAATATACCATCCATCAGGAGCTTCCACAAGATCAATACCCGAAATATGAGAATATATACCCTTAGGTGGAGTAATACCACAACACTCTGCTAAAAATCCTTTGGAAGAATAAACAAATTCTTCTGGTATTATTTTATCTCTCAAAATACAGCGACTGGAGTAAATATCCTTTAAAAATAAATTAAGTGCACATACTCTTTGAATTAAACCCTTCTCCAGCATAGCAAACTTATCTTCATTAATAATTCTTGGTATAGCATCAAATGGAAACAGCTGTTCAATAAAGTTATCATCTTTATAAATACCAAATTTAACACCATAACGGTCAAGCCATTCATTTACCAATCTAGCATTTTCATAAAGCAACCTCAAATAAATCACTTCCTTATAAATATTGAAAATTTTTCACGGACAAATTTTTACCCATATAAACAAATTATACTATAAATGTAAATAAATCAATAGAACAAAAGATATAATTTTTAACTGCAGCTTATATATGATGTAATTATAATAATTCATAAACATACTAATAATAAATGTGTTATAATATATGTTTTAAAAGAATATATATTATGTTATAATATAATTGCAATTTTTTATTGTAAATACTGTTTCTATAACACATTAAGCCAATATTAATAACAAAAAATATACTACTAAAAAAGGAGCTATAAGAATGGGTTTTAAAGAAAAAATACAAAATTATTATACCAAATCTTATATGAAGAAATATGGGGATAGACTTACACAAGTACAGGGCAATGTAATATCTGTTAAAGTTGAAGAGAAATCGATTTTATGGATTTTTCACAGGCTATTAGTTACTTTAATTATAAAACCTGATAGAAGTAAAAATATTACACGATGCACTTATAAGAGAAACAGATGGTTTAAAAAACCAGAATTTATGACTATAAATCAAGGAAATCTTTTGATTGTACAGGGTGTAAAAGGAGCTAAGGGCAAAGAAAATAGCGAAACTATAGAGATAATGAACATTAGAAACATGACTACCAAGAAGGATTTAGTTAAAATAGATGGAAATACTCCTAAAACGGTGAGACAAGTTAAACGATATAAATGATCCTATAGCTGCACTAACAGTATACATAAACTAAACTGTACCCTGTAATATAGACACGGAAAAGAGGCTGTGCTATCTTACAGGGTACTTTTTTAATTTCCTTTATTAAAAAATAAATAGAGACTGTTAATCATAGATATAAATCCAGAGAAAAATATTATTATAAGCCATTGGCCTATATTTAAGGCATTTGTATGAAAAATTATTCTTAAAAATGGTACATATATTACAGCCATTAACATTATTATAGATAAAGTTACTGCTCCAACTAGATATATATTTGTAAACAACTTAATTTCAAATATGGAATGTTTTTCAGATCTACATTCAAATACATGAATTAACTGAGACATTATAAGAGTTCCCAGAGCTATGGTTCTAGAGGTTTCAAGACTCATATGGAAAAGTTTGCCTACTAGAAAAGACAACACTGTACAAACACCGATGAGGCTTCCCCTTATAATTATCTTTTCCTTTAATCCCCTGGCAAATATGCTCTCATCTTTAGCTCTTGGCATTTCATACATTACATCCTTATCTGGCGGATCTACTCCCAGCGCTATTGCTGGTAATCCATCTGTGGCCAAATTAACTAATAGTATCTGAATAGGTAATAAGGGTGTATCTAAATATAGTAATGATGCCAAAAACATGGTAATTACTTCTCCCAAATTACAGGACAGCAGATATCGTATGAATTTCCTTATATTATTGTAAATTACTCTACCCTCTTCTACAGCAGAAACAAT from Clostridium pasteurianum BC1 includes:
- a CDS encoding circularly permuted type 2 ATP-grasp protein, which codes for MRLLYENARLVNEWLDRYGVKFGIYKDDNFIEQLFPFDAIPRIINEDKFAMLEKGLIQRVCALNLFLKDIYSSRCILRDKIIPEEFVYSSKGFLAECCGITPPKGIYSHISGIDLVEAPDGWYILEDNLRIPSGASYPMIAREITRSISPETFEKNKVCENRDYAFILSKMLEEVNCGGINVVLTPGRYNSAFFEHSYLAEKIGAVLAFAGDLEVVDGVVYYNTFNGKKQRVGAIYHRVSDEYMDPMVFQQNSVIGVPHLMEAYKKGNVALVNAPGNGIADDKGIYYFVPAMISYYLGEDAILKNAPTYLPFFKRDEKYILENIEKLVIKDVSEAGGYGVIFGQELSKEELNNLRNVIIDNPRRFIAQEVIDFLDLMVLDGDKTVPRKADLRAFVIHGKDIKVWKSGLTRFSRNPDSFVVNSSQGGGFKDTWIISQ